The proteins below come from a single Streptomyces spongiicola genomic window:
- a CDS encoding SixA phosphatase family protein, with translation MSADTPRRIALLRHAKADWPQVSDHERPLADRGRMDAPVAGRKLADTGIPFDLALCSTATRTRETWKLAVQELPERPRTVYEERLYEASLGDLLALLNETPDEVGDLLLIGHNPGMHALADALSDRGEGDTLRRMSRGGFPTAAYAVIGFSGSWKSVEHGVGTLLDYWAPHD, from the coding sequence ATGAGCGCCGATACACCGCGAAGGATCGCCCTACTCCGCCATGCGAAGGCCGACTGGCCTCAGGTGTCCGACCACGAGCGGCCGCTCGCCGACCGGGGCCGCATGGACGCCCCCGTCGCCGGCCGCAAGCTCGCCGACACCGGCATCCCCTTCGACCTCGCCCTGTGCTCGACCGCCACGAGGACCCGCGAGACCTGGAAGCTCGCGGTGCAGGAGTTGCCCGAGCGGCCCAGGACCGTGTACGAGGAGCGGCTCTACGAGGCATCCCTCGGAGACCTTCTCGCGCTGCTCAACGAGACCCCGGACGAGGTCGGCGACCTGCTGCTCATCGGTCACAACCCCGGGATGCACGCCCTCGCCGACGCCCTCTCGGACCGGGGGGAGGGCGACACCCTGCGGCGGATGAGCCGCGGCGGCTTCCCGACCGCGGCGTATGCCGTGATCGGCTTCTCCGGTTCCTGGAAGTCCGTCGAGCACGGCGTGGGCACGCTCCTCGACTACTGGGCCCCGCACGACTGA
- a CDS encoding SGM_5486 family transporter-associated protein, with amino-acid sequence MPVLDPNPPNGQKKLLLVFGAMIGITVIIGVIASIASP; translated from the coding sequence ATGCCTGTGCTCGACCCGAACCCCCCGAACGGCCAGAAGAAGCTCCTGCTCGTCTTCGGCGCGATGATCGGCATCACGGTGATCATCGGAGTCATCGCCTCGATCGCCTCGCCCTGA